From Medicago truncatula cultivar Jemalong A17 chromosome 7, MtrunA17r5.0-ANR, whole genome shotgun sequence, a single genomic window includes:
- the LOC11432226 gene encoding kiwellin-1, whose product MKRFCPKASFLLFIITLVLTSSVYSEAQSCRPSGRIEGKNAPPGQCNQENDSDCCVQEKMYTTYECSPAVSTYTKAYLTLNSFQNGGDGGGPSECDNQYHSDDTPVVALSTGWFNHESRCLKNITISANGKSVVAMVVDECDSTKGCDEEHDYQPPCPNNIVDASKAVWEALGVPQDQWGGLDITWSDA is encoded by the coding sequence ATGAAGAGATTTTGCCCCAAagcttcttttcttttgttcatTATTACTCTTGTTTTAACAAGTTCTGTATACTCGGAAGCTCAGAGTTGCCGCCCAAGCGGtagaattgaaggaaaaaatgcTCCTCCAGGACAATGTAATCAAGAGAACGATTCTGATTGTTGTGTACAAGAAAAAATGTACACAACTTATGAATGTTCTCCAGCAGTGTCTACTTACACCAAGGCATATCTCACTCTTAATAGTTTTCAAAATGGTGGTGATGGAGGTGGCCCTTCAGAATGTGATAATCAATACCATTCTGATGACACTCCAGTTGTTGCACTTTCCACCGGATGGTTCAACCACGAGAGCAGGTGTCTCAAAAACATTACAATTAGTGCGAATGGGAAAAGTGTGGTGGCCATGGTTGTTGATGAGTGTGACTCCACAAAGGGATGTGATGAAGAACATGATTACCAACCTCCTTGTCCAAACAACATTGTTGATGCTTCCAAGGCTGTGTGGGAAGCTTTAGGTGTGCCTCAAGATCAATGGGGTGGCCTTGACATTACATGGTCAGATGCTTGA
- the LOC11427502 gene encoding DEAD-box ATP-dependent RNA helicase 8 isoform X2 has translation MNNNNRGRYPPGIGLGRGGSGGGGGLTSNSNTGFQQRPHHQYQQQQQYVQRHMMQNQHQQHYQNQQQNQQQNQQQQQQQQWLRRNQLGGGTDTNVVEEVEKTVQSEANDSSSQDWKARLKLPPADTRYRTEDVTATKGNEFEDYFLKRELLMGIYEKGFERPSPIQEESIPIALTGSDILARAKNGTGKTAAFSIPALEKIDQDNNIIQVVILVPTRELALQTSQVCKELGKHLQIQVMVTTGGTSLKDDIMRLYQPVHLLVGTPGRILDLAKKGVCVLKDCSMLVMDEADKLLSPEFQPSIEQLIQFLPPTRQILMFSATFPVTVKDFKDRYLRKPYIINLMDELTLKGITQFYAFVEERQKVHCLNTLFSKLQINQSIIFCNSVNRVELLAKKITELGYSCFYIHAKMLQDHRNRVFHDFRNGACRNLVCTDLFTRGIDIQAVNVVINFDFPKNSETYLHRVGRSGRFGHLGLAVNLITYEDRFNLYRIEQELGTEIKQIPPFIDQAIYCR, from the exons ATGAACAATAACAATAGAGGGAGATATCCACCTGGGATTGGGTTAGGACGAGGtggtagtggtggtggtggtggtttgaCCTCGAACTCGAACACCGGGTTTCAACAGAGACCACATcatcaatatcaacaacaacaacagtatGTGCAGAGGCACATGATGCAAAATCAGCATCAGCAACACTATCAGAATCAACAACAGAATCAACAGCAGAatcaacagcagcagcaacaacaacagtgGTTGAGGAGGAACCAGTTGGGTGGTGGCACCGACACCAACGTTGTCGAGGAGGTTGAGAAGACTGTACAGTCTGAAGCAAATGACTCTAG TTCACAAGATTGGAAGGCAAGACTAAAGCTTCCACCAGCTGATACACGCTATAGAACAGAG GACGTGACAGCAACTAAGGGAAATGAGTTTGAGGATTACTTTTTGAAGCGTGAGCTGCTAATGGGAATATACGAGAAGGGGTTTGAAAGGCCTTCCCCTATCCAAGAAGAAAGCATTCCAATTGCCCTTACTGGCAGTGACATTCTTGCTAGGGCTAAAAATGGAACAGGCAAAACAGCTGCATTTAGCATTCCTGCATTGGAAAAAATTGATCAAGATAACAATATTATTCAAG TTGTTATACTGGTTCCAACACGAGAATTGGCTCTGCAAACATCTCAAGTGTGTAAAGAGCTTGGAAAACATTTACAAATTCAAGTTATGGTCACAACAGGTGGTACCAGTCTGAAAGATGACATTATGCGTTTATATCAACCTGTTCATCTGCTAGTTGGTACTCCCGGAAGAATATTGGATCTTGCAAAGAAGGGTGTCTGTGTTCTGAAAGATTGTTCTATGCTTGTCATGGATGAG gCTGATAAACTTCTCTCCCCAGAGTTCCAGCCTTCAATAGAGCAGCTGATTCAATTTCTTCCCCCAACCCGTCAAATCCTAATGTTTTCAGCTACATTTCCTGTTACTGTAAAGGACTTCAAAGATAGATATCTTCGTAAGCCATATATCATTAACCTTATGGATGAGCTAACCCTGAAGGGTATTACACAATTTTATGCATTTGTGGAGGAGAGGCAGAAAGTCCACTGCCTAAATACTCTTTTTTCTAAG CTGCAAATAAACCAATCCATCATCTTCTGCAATTCGGTAAATCGAGTTGAACTCCTTGCTAAGAAAATCACTGAACTAGGGTATTCATGTTTCTATATTCATGCAAAGATGTTGCAAGACCACCGTAATAGAGTTTTCCACGACTTCCGCAATGGTGCATGCAGGAATCTCGTTTGTACTG ATCTTTTCACTCGAGGAATAGATATCCAAGCAGTGaatgttgttattaattttgattttcccAAGAACTCAGAAACATATCTGCACAGG GTTGGTCGATCCGGGAGGTTTGGGCACCTCGGTTTAGCAGTGAACTTGATAACCTATGAGGATCGCTTCAATCT GTATAGGATTGAACAAGAACTTGGCACtgaaataaaacaaattccACCATTCATTGACCAGGCTATATACTGTCGGTGA
- the LOC11427502 gene encoding DEAD-box ATP-dependent RNA helicase 8 isoform X3 has protein sequence MNNNNRGRYPPGIGLGRGGGGGLTSNSNTGFQQRPHHQYQQQQQYVQRHMMQNQHQQHYQNQQQNQQQNQQQQQQQQWLRRNQLGGGTDTNVVEEVEKTVQSEANDSSSQDWKARLKLPPADTRYRTEDVTATKGNEFEDYFLKRELLMGIYEKGFERPSPIQEESIPIALTGSDILARAKNGTGKTAAFSIPALEKIDQDNNIIQVVILVPTRELALQTSQVCKELGKHLQIQVMVTTGGTSLKDDIMRLYQPVHLLVGTPGRILDLAKKGVCVLKDCSMLVMDEADKLLSPEFQPSIEQLIQFLPPTRQILMFSATFPVTVKDFKDRYLRKPYIINLMDELTLKGITQFYAFVEERQKVHCLNTLFSKLQINQSIIFCNSVNRVELLAKKITELGYSCFYIHAKMLQDHRNRVFHDFRNGACRNLVCTDLFTRGIDIQAVNVVINFDFPKNSETYLHRVGRSGRFGHLGLAVNLITYEDRFNLYRIEQELGTEIKQIPPFIDQAIYCR, from the exons gtggtggtggtggtttgaCCTCGAACTCGAACACCGGGTTTCAACAGAGACCACATcatcaatatcaacaacaacaacagtatGTGCAGAGGCACATGATGCAAAATCAGCATCAGCAACACTATCAGAATCAACAACAGAATCAACAGCAGAatcaacagcagcagcaacaacaacagtgGTTGAGGAGGAACCAGTTGGGTGGTGGCACCGACACCAACGTTGTCGAGGAGGTTGAGAAGACTGTACAGTCTGAAGCAAATGACTCTAG TTCACAAGATTGGAAGGCAAGACTAAAGCTTCCACCAGCTGATACACGCTATAGAACAGAG GACGTGACAGCAACTAAGGGAAATGAGTTTGAGGATTACTTTTTGAAGCGTGAGCTGCTAATGGGAATATACGAGAAGGGGTTTGAAAGGCCTTCCCCTATCCAAGAAGAAAGCATTCCAATTGCCCTTACTGGCAGTGACATTCTTGCTAGGGCTAAAAATGGAACAGGCAAAACAGCTGCATTTAGCATTCCTGCATTGGAAAAAATTGATCAAGATAACAATATTATTCAAG TTGTTATACTGGTTCCAACACGAGAATTGGCTCTGCAAACATCTCAAGTGTGTAAAGAGCTTGGAAAACATTTACAAATTCAAGTTATGGTCACAACAGGTGGTACCAGTCTGAAAGATGACATTATGCGTTTATATCAACCTGTTCATCTGCTAGTTGGTACTCCCGGAAGAATATTGGATCTTGCAAAGAAGGGTGTCTGTGTTCTGAAAGATTGTTCTATGCTTGTCATGGATGAG gCTGATAAACTTCTCTCCCCAGAGTTCCAGCCTTCAATAGAGCAGCTGATTCAATTTCTTCCCCCAACCCGTCAAATCCTAATGTTTTCAGCTACATTTCCTGTTACTGTAAAGGACTTCAAAGATAGATATCTTCGTAAGCCATATATCATTAACCTTATGGATGAGCTAACCCTGAAGGGTATTACACAATTTTATGCATTTGTGGAGGAGAGGCAGAAAGTCCACTGCCTAAATACTCTTTTTTCTAAG CTGCAAATAAACCAATCCATCATCTTCTGCAATTCGGTAAATCGAGTTGAACTCCTTGCTAAGAAAATCACTGAACTAGGGTATTCATGTTTCTATATTCATGCAAAGATGTTGCAAGACCACCGTAATAGAGTTTTCCACGACTTCCGCAATGGTGCATGCAGGAATCTCGTTTGTACTG ATCTTTTCACTCGAGGAATAGATATCCAAGCAGTGaatgttgttattaattttgattttcccAAGAACTCAGAAACATATCTGCACAGG GTTGGTCGATCCGGGAGGTTTGGGCACCTCGGTTTAGCAGTGAACTTGATAACCTATGAGGATCGCTTCAATCT GTATAGGATTGAACAAGAACTTGGCACtgaaataaaacaaattccACCATTCATTGACCAGGCTATATACTGTCGGTGA